The following are from one region of the Halarcobacter sp. genome:
- a CDS encoding molybdopterin-dependent oxidoreductase has protein sequence MQVEISRRKFLQGTVALSVVAASTSALSNTKSHEDKKVYGTTKTSQNTNDVKIVPTLCEMCVNKCAAYARVENNVVTKLDPNPHFPKSQNMLCARGNAGIQALYDPDRIKYPLIRVGERGEGKYKRVTWDEAYTYISEKLTKILDEEEDNRSCIGYCAGEGMAEHTFKTFMQDKFGSTNFVNHASICLQTTASGYALTIGGYGQADLENAEYIIMAGANRAEAIVTPDTMDLFKRTKRRGAKLVVVDPRFTNTAAHADEWVPIEVGTDLALVLAMTYVVITEELYNKKFVSLNVNGFEEYKKHILDNNYTPEWAELITGIKVAQIKKMARDFMHYAPKSIYYQGRRTAWSKQDFQLRRAQAIFTALGGGIDKEGGIIFGKKLPLGSHYVNIPMYANAEGRIEKDEAAIIGGSGSWIAWRNMVEEGRSSYPIRGMFIYKQNPMLSVPNVKKTKKMFEKMDLIVAIETMPSDSAMMADVILPECTYLEREDPVKSFGGAQPSIALRQAAVKPMWESKPVIEIMHGLAKKVSKPLWEITKKYDEDVQDEIDGMSAEEIEEYYEENGFNLADAFEESQEEINRHMVEKVYGKEVWEKLREKGVYYLNMDKYFKKLSANEYEWYPKKKRFYSVVRGEFKSDVFHDTCVDEKELAVLKKKFKTPTGKVECVLDNLARKGVDAMPTWRNDMYTPTPKDKFRFITGRHAQFTQNATSNNAMLLDLLPENYLWVNKRVATSRGIEFGDVVEVESKVGKIQIKAYPTEKIGPNTLFFVHGFGSTSDNLSLAKGNGASDNMIIDDVIEPVFGSAAMHETIVDIRKV, from the coding sequence ATGCAAGTTGAGATTTCAAGAAGAAAATTTCTTCAAGGTACAGTAGCACTTTCAGTTGTAGCTGCGTCAACTTCAGCTCTATCAAATACCAAATCACATGAGGATAAAAAGGTATATGGTACAACAAAAACATCACAAAATACAAATGATGTAAAAATTGTTCCAACCCTATGTGAGATGTGTGTTAATAAATGTGCAGCCTATGCCAGAGTTGAAAACAATGTGGTTACCAAACTTGATCCAAATCCACACTTTCCTAAATCACAAAATATGTTGTGTGCTAGGGGTAATGCTGGAATTCAAGCTTTATATGATCCTGATAGAATCAAATATCCACTTATTAGAGTAGGAGAAAGAGGTGAAGGAAAATATAAAAGAGTTACTTGGGATGAGGCATATACTTATATATCAGAAAAATTAACAAAAATTTTAGATGAAGAAGAAGATAATAGATCATGTATAGGGTATTGTGCAGGTGAAGGTATGGCTGAACATACTTTTAAAACTTTTATGCAAGATAAGTTTGGTTCAACAAATTTTGTAAATCATGCTTCAATTTGCCTTCAAACTACAGCATCTGGTTATGCTTTAACAATAGGTGGATATGGACAAGCTGATTTAGAAAATGCAGAATATATTATTATGGCTGGTGCAAATAGAGCAGAAGCTATTGTAACTCCTGATACTATGGATCTATTTAAAAGAACAAAAAGAAGAGGTGCAAAACTTGTAGTTGTTGATCCTAGATTTACAAATACAGCAGCTCATGCTGATGAGTGGGTACCTATTGAAGTTGGAACTGATTTAGCATTAGTTTTAGCTATGACTTATGTAGTAATAACTGAAGAGTTATATAACAAAAAATTTGTATCTTTAAATGTAAATGGATTTGAAGAGTATAAAAAACATATATTAGATAATAATTATACTCCTGAATGGGCAGAACTAATTACAGGTATAAAAGTAGCGCAGATTAAAAAAATGGCAAGAGATTTTATGCATTATGCTCCTAAATCAATCTATTATCAAGGAAGACGAACAGCTTGGAGTAAACAAGATTTCCAACTAAGACGAGCTCAAGCTATATTTACAGCCCTTGGTGGTGGTATTGATAAAGAGGGTGGAATTATATTTGGTAAAAAATTACCACTTGGAAGTCACTATGTTAATATCCCTATGTATGCAAATGCAGAAGGAAGAATAGAAAAAGATGAAGCAGCAATTATTGGTGGTTCTGGTTCTTGGATTGCTTGGAGAAATATGGTTGAAGAGGGAAGATCTTCTTATCCTATTAGAGGAATGTTTATTTATAAACAAAATCCAATGCTAAGTGTTCCAAATGTTAAAAAAACTAAAAAAATGTTTGAAAAAATGGATTTAATAGTTGCAATTGAAACTATGCCAAGTGATTCAGCCATGATGGCAGATGTGATTTTACCTGAGTGTACATATTTAGAAAGAGAAGATCCTGTAAAATCTTTTGGTGGAGCACAACCTTCAATTGCATTAAGACAAGCAGCTGTAAAACCAATGTGGGAATCTAAACCAGTAATAGAAATAATGCATGGTTTAGCTAAAAAAGTTTCAAAACCATTATGGGAAATTACAAAAAAATATGATGAAGATGTACAAGATGAAATTGATGGTATGTCAGCAGAAGAGATTGAAGAATATTATGAAGAGAATGGATTTAATTTAGCTGATGCATTTGAAGAATCTCAAGAAGAGATAAACAGACATATGGTTGAAAAAGTTTATGGAAAAGAGGTTTGGGAAAAACTTAGAGAAAAAGGTGTTTACTATCTAAATATGGATAAATACTTTAAAAAACTTTCTGCTAATGAATATGAATGGTATCCAAAAAAGAAAAGATTCTATTCAGTTGTAAGAGGAGAGTTTAAATCTGATGTATTCCATGATACTTGTGTGGATGAAAAAGAGTTAGCAGTACTTAAAAAGAAATTTAAAACTCCAACTGGAAAAGTTGAATGTGTTTTAGATAACTTAGCAAGAAAAGGTGTTGATGCAATGCCAACATGGCGAAATGATATGTATACACCAACACCAAAAGATAAATTTAGATTTATTACTGGACGTCATGCGCAGTTTACCCAAAATGCAACATCGAATAATGCAATGTTGTTAGATTTATTACCAGAAAACTATTTATGGGTAAACAAAAGAGTAGCAACAAGTAGAGGGATTGAGTTTGGTGATGTAGTGGAAGTAGAGAGTAAAGTAGGAAAAATACAAATAAAAGCTTATCCAACAGAAAAAATTGGACCTAATACTTTATTTTTTGTACATGGATTTGGTTCTACATCTGATAACCTATCATTGGCTAAAGGTAATGGTGCAAGTGATAATATGATTATTGATGATGTTATTGAGCCAGTGTTTGGTAGTGCAGCGATGCATGAAACAATTGTTGATATAAGAAAGGTTTAA
- a CDS encoding 4Fe-4S dicluster domain-containing protein, translated as MARYAMALDYKDCINCKACETACKEENGILLGADSHRIWVGTKEIEGEFPFLNISSSNFLPSQCQQCSNAPCQEVCPTNATYYDEHGVVRVDPDKCILCSYCMTACPYDARYVDDRTTTIDKCNFCSDTRLARGETTTACQATCPTKVRIFGDLDDPNSEISEVLRTREHFTLKTHLGTKPKLFYLT; from the coding sequence ATGGCACGATATGCAATGGCACTAGATTATAAAGATTGCATTAACTGTAAAGCATGTGAAACAGCATGTAAAGAAGAGAATGGAATTCTTTTAGGTGCGGACAGTCACAGAATTTGGGTTGGGACAAAAGAGATAGAAGGGGAGTTTCCTTTTTTAAATATTTCATCAAGTAATTTTTTACCTAGTCAATGTCAACAATGTTCTAATGCACCTTGTCAAGAGGTTTGCCCTACAAATGCAACTTATTATGATGAACATGGCGTGGTAAGAGTTGACCCTGATAAATGTATTTTATGTAGTTACTGTATGACAGCTTGTCCTTATGATGCAAGATATGTAGATGATAGAACAACTACTATTGATAAATGTAATTTTTGTTCTGACACAAGACTTGCAAGGGGTGAAACAACAACTGCTTGTCAAGCAACTTGTCCTACAAAAGTTAGAATCTTTGGTGATTTAGATGATCCAAATAGTGAAATATCTGAAGTTTTAAGAACAAGAGAACACTTTACACTAAAAACTCATCTAGGTACTAAACCTAAACTATTTTATTTAACATAA
- the nrfD gene encoding NrfD/PsrC family molybdoenzyme membrane anchor subunit, translating to MNIKSIIPMRDVTLKELFSFKMSFSNVTMALLTLGLVALFVAGAVTYFIEGHHAYNVTREHPWGLIIGMYVFFVVSSTGLCIMSSIGHVFGVKEFEIIGKRAILGAILTICTGFLVIALEIGHPIRMIIYNVLTPGFTSAIWWMGTLYGAYLGFIIFEFIFLVRENHKWSKIFGLGGLLVGLAAHSNLGAVFGFLVARPISNGVFFPIYFILSAMITGSYLLFLMYGFRYKMDFPKEVEAMLVKLAKILGLLLAILMFFEIWRMFTSIYGGMPGRANVAEHILTSPNFLVGEVLLGMVIPFIVILASKGKNIKGMVWASILGMVGIFFMRYDLVHDTQLMPLQLLKIREYQLPPTFIEYFPSFAEIAISIGGIGVCLLMYYFAEKFFNLDYK from the coding sequence ATGAATATAAAATCAATAATCCCAATGAGAGATGTAACTTTAAAAGAATTGTTCTCTTTTAAAATGAGTTTTAGTAATGTAACTATGGCCTTATTAACTTTAGGATTAGTAGCATTATTTGTTGCGGGTGCAGTAACATATTTTATAGAAGGACACCATGCATATAATGTTACAAGAGAACATCCTTGGGGACTTATAATTGGAATGTATGTATTTTTTGTTGTATCAAGTACGGGACTTTGTATTATGTCTTCAATTGGTCATGTGTTTGGTGTAAAAGAGTTTGAGATTATAGGGAAAAGAGCAATTCTTGGAGCAATACTTACAATTTGTACAGGATTTTTAGTAATTGCACTTGAAATTGGACACCCAATTAGAATGATAATTTATAATGTATTAACACCAGGTTTTACCTCTGCAATTTGGTGGATGGGAACACTATATGGTGCATATTTAGGATTTATTATATTTGAATTTATTTTCTTAGTAAGAGAAAATCATAAATGGTCAAAAATATTTGGTCTAGGTGGACTTTTAGTAGGACTTGCTGCACACAGTAATTTAGGTGCAGTATTTGGGTTCTTAGTTGCAAGACCAATATCAAATGGAGTATTTTTTCCAATATATTTTATTCTTTCAGCAATGATTACAGGTTCTTATCTACTGTTTTTAATGTATGGATTTAGATATAAAATGGATTTTCCAAAAGAGGTTGAAGCTATGTTAGTTAAACTAGCAAAAATATTAGGATTACTTTTAGCAATTTTGATGTTTTTTGAGATTTGGAGAATGTTTACTTCGATTTATGGTGGTATGCCAGGTCGTGCAAATGTTGCAGAACATATTTTAACAAGTCCTAACTTTTTAGTTGGGGAAGTTTTACTTGGAATGGTTATACCTTTTATTGTTATTTTAGCAAGTAAAGGGAAAAATATAAAAGGTATGGTTTGGGCTTCAATTTTAGGAATGGTAGGTATTTTCTTTATGAGATATGATTTAGTTCATGATACTCAATTAATGCCTCTGCAGTTACTAAAAATAAGAGAATATCAATTACCTCCAACGTTTATTGAATATTTTCCATCATTTGCAGAGATAGCAATATCAATTGGTGGAATTGGTGTCTGCTTACTAATGTATTATTTTGCAGAGAAGTTTTTTAATTTAGACTATAAATAA
- a CDS encoding rhodanese-like domain-containing protein → MKAKIVLKSLMVVALLSVGSFANDPGNLTKPSAKVQSMIDKFELEMVDFDYAKAKVAKGTRDGAKAVFVDARPNKKYKVGTIPSSINIPDTDYDKYVGQLKDTPKDKEILVFCGGWKCGKSPKVANMLKKDGFKNVKLYQAGEPEWVKKSYLEVDLAVIKAAQANNSAVLIDARPYAKYLQETIPGAISIPDTKVEELKGRFPVNHIEKVITFCGGYKCVKSHVVAKKLISMGYSNVKVFAGGVPEWKKAGLATTKSASKVKVDSKPKKPEFSKNGAKIGVDEGSIDGEWLYALIKEDKVPSYIQIVDVTSADEFKAGHLKGAINITAENFSAKELVAKFPKDKTIVFNCTAGGRSMDAWTKLNEAGVDVSEIFYFDANIDCKGNDCKIEVNEPLE, encoded by the coding sequence ATGAAAGCGAAAATTGTTCTAAAAAGTTTAATGGTAGTTGCACTTTTAAGTGTGGGTTCTTTTGCAAATGATCCTGGAAATCTAACAAAGCCTAGTGCAAAAGTTCAATCAATGATTGATAAATTTGAACTTGAAATGGTAGATTTTGATTATGCAAAAGCAAAGGTAGCTAAGGGAACTAGAGATGGTGCAAAAGCCGTATTTGTTGATGCTAGACCAAATAAAAAATATAAAGTTGGAACAATTCCTAGTTCAATAAATATTCCTGATACAGATTATGATAAATATGTTGGACAATTAAAAGATACACCAAAAGATAAAGAGATATTGGTATTTTGTGGTGGATGGAAGTGTGGTAAAAGTCCAAAAGTTGCTAATATGTTAAAAAAAGATGGTTTTAAAAATGTAAAACTATACCAAGCTGGGGAACCAGAGTGGGTAAAAAAAAGTTACTTAGAAGTTGATTTAGCAGTAATAAAAGCAGCTCAAGCAAACAATAGTGCAGTTTTAATTGATGCAAGACCATATGCAAAATATTTACAAGAAACAATACCAGGGGCTATTTCAATTCCTGATACAAAAGTTGAAGAGTTAAAAGGTAGATTTCCAGTTAATCATATTGAAAAAGTTATCACTTTTTGTGGTGGATATAAATGTGTAAAATCACATGTAGTAGCAAAAAAACTTATCTCTATGGGATATAGCAATGTAAAAGTATTTGCAGGTGGAGTTCCAGAGTGGAAAAAAGCAGGACTTGCAACAACAAAAAGTGCATCAAAAGTTAAAGTTGATTCAAAACCTAAAAAACCAGAATTTAGTAAAAATGGTGCAAAAATTGGAGTTGATGAAGGAAGTATTGATGGTGAATGGCTTTATGCGTTAATTAAAGAGGATAAAGTACCTTCATATATTCAAATTGTTGATGTAACAAGTGCTGATGAGTTTAAAGCAGGACATTTAAAAGGAGCAATTAATATCACAGCTGAAAATTTTTCTGCAAAAGAGTTAGTTGCTAAGTTTCCAAAAGATAAAACTATTGTATTTAATTGTACAGCAGGTGGAAGATCTATGGATGCATGGACAAAACTAAATGAGGCTGGAGTAGATGTATCAGAGATATTCTATTTTGATGCAAATATTGATTGTAAAGGTAATGATTGTAAAATTGAGGTTAATGAGCCTTTAGAATAA
- the rplT gene encoding 50S ribosomal protein L20: MPRVKTGVVRRRRHKKVLKAARGFFSGRRKHFRKAKEQLEHSLVYAYRDRRQKKRDIRKLWIVRINAACRLNDINYSRFMNGLKLANIELDRKILADFAMNDAEAFSALVVKAKEALAA; encoded by the coding sequence ATGCCTAGAGTAAAAACTGGTGTAGTAAGAAGAAGAAGACATAAGAAAGTTTTAAAAGCTGCTAGAGGATTTTTTAGTGGTAGAAGAAAACATTTTAGAAAAGCGAAAGAGCAATTAGAACACTCTTTAGTATACGCTTACAGAGATAGAAGACAGAAAAAAAGAGATATTAGAAAGCTTTGGATCGTTAGAATCAATGCTGCTTGTAGATTAAATGATATTAACTACTCAAGATTCATGAATGGTTTAAAATTAGCTAACATTGAACTTGATAGAAAAATCTTAGCAGATTTTGCTATGAATGATGCAGAAGCATTTTCAGCATTAGTAGTAAAAGCAAAAGAAGCTTTAGCAGCATAA
- the rpmI gene encoding 50S ribosomal protein L35 produces the protein MPKMKSVSSALKRFKVKKNGSIKRGSAFRSHILTKKTQKRKRNLRGPQTIASSDASRVKAMLNQA, from the coding sequence ATGCCAAAGATGAAATCAGTTAGTAGTGCTTTAAAAAGATTTAAAGTAAAGAAAAATGGTTCTATTAAAAGAGGATCAGCTTTTAGAAGTCACATTCTAACAAAAAAGACTCAAAAGAGAAAAAGAAATCTTAGAGGTCCACAAACAATCGCAAGCTCAGATGCTTCTAGAGTAAAAGCGATGTTAAACCAAGCGTAA
- the infC gene encoding translation initiation factor IF-3: MNEDITVSEVRCMSDDGTNYGIISTRDAQTTADDLGLDLVLIAPDAKPPVAKIMDYGKFRYQQEKKKKEAKKKQKVIVVKEVKFSVKIAENDINYKVKHAIEFLEKGYHVKCRVFLKGREMAHPEAGAEVLERVWPMIEEYGVRESEPKQEGRFVNMYVVPKSEKPKN; the protein is encoded by the coding sequence ATGAACGAGGATATCACGGTAAGTGAAGTAAGATGTATGAGCGATGATGGTACAAATTATGGTATCATTTCAACAAGAGATGCCCAAACAACTGCGGATGACTTAGGATTAGACTTAGTTCTTATTGCTCCAGATGCGAAACCTCCTGTAGCAAAAATTATGGATTATGGTAAATTTAGATACCAACAAGAGAAAAAGAAAAAAGAAGCTAAGAAAAAGCAAAAAGTAATTGTTGTAAAAGAGGTTAAATTTTCTGTTAAAATTGCAGAAAATGATATTAACTATAAAGTTAAACACGCAATTGAGTTTTTAGAAAAAGGATACCATGTAAAATGTAGAGTATTCTTAAAAGGTAGAGAAATGGCTCATCCAGAAGCAGGAGCAGAAGTTCTTGAAAGAGTATGGCCAATGATTGAAGAGTATGGTGTAAGAGAATCTGAACCTAAACAAGAGGGAAGATTCGTAAATATGTACGTAGTACCAAAATCAGAAAAACCTAAAAACTAA
- the thrS gene encoding threonine--tRNA ligase, with translation MEPIGILSEGNIYDLQTAAALNLSGDEIKADNSAESLEILRHSCAHMMAQAIKELYPEAKFFVGPVVKEGFYYDFKVDSKISDEDLPKIEKKMKEIANRKLPIERYETTREEILEKFANDELKQAVLQNITDNTLTLYKQGEFEDLCRGPHLPNTRMIRAFKLTRVAGAYLGGDEKNEMITRIYGIAFFDKQELNDYVRMLEEAKKRDHRKLGTELELFAFNDEIGAGLPLWLPNGARLRGKLEKILYKAHRVRGYEPVRGPEMLKSDMWKISGHYQNYKENMYFTEIDEQEYGIKPMNCVGHIQIFKNNLVSYKDLPKKLFEYGVVHRHEMSGAMHGLFRVREFTQDDAHIFCTQDQIKEVIFEVLEFVDSLLKLFDFKYEIEVSTKPEKAIGDDIFWEKTTKGIMDALDEKQIEYGIDEGGGAFYGPKIDIKILDAIGRKWQCGTVQVDMNLPSRFEAEYINDKGEKEQPVMIHRAILGSFERFIGILTEHCAGEFPFAIAPTQVIFVPIAEPHVEYAKELQRELIEMDIDSEIFNMNESLNKRIRMAEKKRVPMIVVIGDEEVEKQAIALRDRRNREQSNISKDEFITMLNQLNTGSKI, from the coding sequence TTGGAACCTATTGGTATATTAAGTGAAGGAAATATATATGACCTTCAAACTGCTGCAGCTTTAAACCTCTCTGGTGATGAGATTAAAGCTGACAATTCTGCTGAGTCTCTAGAAATACTTAGACACTCATGTGCTCACATGATGGCACAAGCTATCAAAGAGTTGTACCCTGAAGCAAAATTTTTCGTAGGACCTGTTGTAAAAGAGGGATTCTACTATGACTTTAAGGTTGATTCAAAAATCTCTGATGAAGATTTACCAAAAATCGAAAAAAAGATGAAAGAGATTGCAAATAGAAAATTACCTATTGAAAGATATGAAACCACAAGAGAAGAGATATTAGAAAAATTTGCTAATGATGAATTAAAACAAGCTGTTTTACAAAATATTACCGATAATACATTAACCCTTTATAAGCAAGGTGAGTTTGAAGACTTATGTAGAGGCCCTCACTTACCAAATACTAGAATGATTAGAGCATTTAAACTAACAAGAGTAGCAGGAGCTTATCTTGGTGGTGATGAAAAAAATGAAATGATTACAAGAATCTATGGTATTGCATTTTTTGATAAACAAGAACTAAATGACTATGTAAGAATGTTAGAAGAAGCTAAAAAAAGAGACCATAGAAAATTAGGAACAGAATTAGAATTATTTGCATTCAATGATGAAATTGGAGCAGGTTTACCTTTATGGCTTCCAAATGGAGCAAGACTTAGAGGGAAATTAGAAAAAATTCTTTACAAAGCTCATAGAGTTAGAGGTTATGAGCCAGTTCGTGGTCCAGAAATGCTTAAATCAGATATGTGGAAAATTTCAGGTCACTATCAAAACTATAAAGAAAATATGTATTTTACGGAAATTGATGAGCAAGAATATGGTATCAAACCTATGAACTGTGTTGGTCATATTCAAATATTTAAAAACAATCTTGTTTCTTATAAAGACTTACCTAAAAAACTTTTTGAATACGGAGTAGTTCATAGACATGAAATGAGTGGAGCTATGCACGGATTATTTAGAGTAAGAGAATTTACTCAAGATGATGCACATATTTTCTGTACTCAAGACCAAATTAAAGAGGTAATCTTTGAGGTATTAGAGTTTGTTGATTCATTATTGAAACTATTTGATTTTAAATATGAGATTGAAGTTTCAACTAAACCTGAAAAGGCTATTGGTGATGACATATTCTGGGAGAAAACTACCAAAGGAATAATGGATGCATTAGATGAAAAACAAATCGAATATGGTATTGATGAAGGTGGGGGAGCTTTCTATGGACCAAAAATCGATATTAAAATTCTAGATGCTATTGGTAGAAAATGGCAATGTGGTACAGTTCAAGTAGATATGAACTTACCAAGTAGATTTGAAGCTGAATATATTAATGATAAAGGTGAAAAAGAACAACCTGTGATGATTCACAGAGCAATTCTTGGTTCATTTGAAAGATTTATTGGTATACTAACTGAGCACTGTGCAGGAGAGTTTCCTTTTGCAATTGCTCCAACACAAGTTATTTTTGTACCTATTGCTGAACCACATGTTGAGTATGCAAAAGAGTTACAAAGAGAACTTATTGAGATGGATATAGATTCTGAAATTTTTAATATGAATGAAAGTTTAAATAAAAGAATCAGAATGGCTGAAAAGAAAAGAGTACCTATGATAGTTGTAATTGGTGATGAAGAAGTAGAAAAACAAGCAATTGCACTTAGAGATAGGAGAAACAGAGAACAATCTAACATTAGTAAAGATGAGTTCATAACAATGTTAAATCAATTAAACACAGGGAGTAAAATTTGA